In Arthrobacter sp. SLBN-83, one DNA window encodes the following:
- a CDS encoding M16 family metallopeptidase yields MTVVPLPLEQNHAGDTLVHGSDGGSEVRRSVLPGGVRVLTEAMPGQRSATIGFWVGVGSRDEAPGQHGSTHFLEHLLFKGTKRRTALEIASAFDEVGGESNAATAKESTCYFARVLDTDLPMAIDVIADMITGAVLDPDEMEQERDVILEEIAMDSDDPTDVAHEHFVAAVLGSHPLGRPIGGTPAAIKAVARDSVWEHYRRYYKPEELVITAAGGLDHDVVCGLVVDALEAAGWSLQSDAAPVQRRSTERALITGTAGLHVVKRAVEQANIIMGCPTIVATDERRYVMSVLNAVLGGGMSSRLFQEVREKRGLVYSTYSFASSYADAGYFGMYAGCTPSKVRQVVDLLGVELDKLAEHGISEDELRKAVGQLGGGIVLALEDTGSRMSRLGRAELVSGEYQDIDETLRLIKAVTAEQVQELAAELAAAPRTITVVGPFEETETFGL; encoded by the coding sequence ATGACTGTTGTACCCCTGCCGCTTGAGCAGAACCACGCCGGCGACACCCTGGTCCACGGCTCCGACGGCGGGTCCGAGGTCCGCCGTTCAGTGCTGCCAGGAGGCGTGCGGGTACTGACGGAGGCGATGCCGGGCCAGCGGTCAGCCACCATCGGGTTCTGGGTGGGCGTCGGGTCCCGCGACGAGGCCCCGGGCCAGCACGGATCCACCCACTTCCTCGAGCACCTGCTGTTCAAGGGCACCAAGCGGCGCACTGCCCTGGAGATCGCCTCGGCCTTCGACGAGGTGGGCGGGGAATCCAACGCGGCAACAGCCAAGGAAAGCACGTGCTACTTTGCCCGGGTGCTGGACACGGACCTGCCCATGGCCATCGACGTCATTGCGGACATGATCACCGGGGCCGTATTGGATCCTGACGAGATGGAGCAGGAACGCGACGTCATCCTGGAGGAGATCGCCATGGACAGCGATGACCCCACAGACGTCGCCCACGAACATTTTGTCGCCGCAGTCCTCGGCAGCCACCCGCTGGGCCGTCCCATCGGCGGAACCCCCGCCGCGATCAAGGCCGTGGCCCGGGATTCCGTGTGGGAGCACTACCGCAGGTACTACAAGCCGGAGGAACTGGTCATCACCGCCGCGGGCGGCCTGGACCACGACGTCGTCTGCGGACTCGTGGTGGATGCCCTCGAGGCCGCCGGGTGGTCGCTGCAGTCCGACGCGGCGCCCGTGCAGCGCCGCTCCACCGAACGTGCCCTGATCACCGGGACGGCCGGGCTGCACGTGGTCAAGCGTGCCGTGGAGCAGGCAAACATCATCATGGGATGCCCCACGATCGTCGCCACCGACGAACGCCGCTATGTCATGAGCGTCCTGAACGCGGTCCTCGGCGGCGGCATGTCCTCGCGGCTGTTCCAGGAAGTCCGCGAGAAGCGTGGCCTCGTTTACTCCACCTACTCCTTTGCATCGTCCTACGCCGACGCCGGCTACTTCGGCATGTACGCCGGCTGCACGCCGTCCAAGGTCCGCCAGGTGGTGGACCTGCTGGGCGTGGAGCTTGACAAGCTCGCTGAGCACGGAATTTCCGAGGATGAACTCCGCAAGGCAGTGGGACAGCTCGGCGGCGGAATCGTCCTGGCCCTGGAGGACACCGGCTCCAGGATGTCCCGGCTGGGCCGGGCAGAGCTGGTCTCCGGCGAATACCAGGACATCGACGAGACCCTGCGCCTGATCAAGGCCGTCACCGCCGAACAGGTCCAGGAACTGGCCGCCGAACTCGCTGCCGCGCCGCGGACCATCACCGTGGTGGGCCCCTTCGAAGAGACGGAAACCTTCGGACTGTAG